The following are from one region of the Mycolicibacterium diernhoferi genome:
- the secE gene encoding preprotein translocase subunit SecE has translation MSDDQPPLGPSAGEGPVDGGTSGSAGAPAGPLRPSGKRSRRTAAEPAGGAVAVSESDDADDAGADEKPAKRTKTAKAAKSTDGARLNPFAFVWNYLKQVVGELRKVIWPNRKQMVTYTTVVLVFLAFMVAMIGGVDLGLAKLVSLIFG, from the coding sequence GTGAGCGACGATCAACCGCCTCTGGGGCCTTCGGCAGGCGAGGGGCCGGTGGACGGCGGGACAAGCGGTTCCGCCGGGGCTCCCGCCGGACCGCTGCGTCCCTCGGGGAAGCGGTCGCGACGCACGGCAGCCGAGCCGGCCGGAGGCGCCGTTGCGGTGTCCGAGTCCGACGACGCGGACGACGCCGGGGCCGACGAGAAGCCGGCCAAGCGAACGAAGACGGCCAAGGCCGCCAAGTCGACCGACGGTGCGCGTCTGAACCCGTTCGCCTTTGTCTGGAACTACCTCAAACAGGTCGTCGGGGAACTGCGCAAGGTCATCTGGCCGAACCGCAAACAGATGGTCACGTACACCACGGTTGTCTTGGTGTTCCTGGCCTTTATGGTGGCGATGATCGGTGGTGTCGACCTCGGGCTGGCCAAGCTCGTGTCGCTCATCTTCGGCTGA
- the nusG gene encoding transcription termination/antitermination protein NusG has translation MTSFDGDDQLDAETPSGEAVDVIDETPAADEAGETPVETEAAEPTEAAEEAAPEDEDPAVALKKDLRTRPGNWYVIHSYAGYENKVKANLETRVQNLDVGDYIFQVEVPTEEVTEIKNGQRKQVNRKVLPGYILVRMELNDESWGAVRNTPGVTGFVGATSKPSPLSLDDVVKFLLPPAAAKKPGKAAAAAAASSEATLERPEILVDFEVGESVTVMDGPFATLPASISEVNAEQQKLKVLVSIFGRETPVELTFTQVAKI, from the coding sequence GTGACTAGCTTCGACGGCGACGATCAACTCGACGCCGAAACGCCTTCGGGTGAAGCCGTCGACGTAATCGACGAGACGCCTGCGGCTGACGAAGCCGGTGAGACCCCGGTGGAGACAGAGGCCGCTGAGCCTACGGAGGCCGCAGAGGAGGCCGCTCCAGAGGACGAGGATCCGGCCGTCGCCCTGAAGAAGGATCTGCGGACCCGTCCGGGCAACTGGTACGTCATCCATTCGTACGCCGGTTACGAGAACAAGGTGAAGGCCAACCTCGAGACCCGCGTGCAGAACCTCGACGTCGGCGATTACATCTTCCAGGTGGAGGTGCCGACCGAAGAGGTCACCGAGATCAAGAACGGCCAGCGCAAGCAGGTCAACCGCAAGGTGCTGCCGGGTTACATCCTGGTGCGCATGGAGCTCAACGACGAGTCCTGGGGCGCGGTTCGCAACACCCCCGGTGTCACCGGGTTCGTGGGTGCGACGTCCAAGCCGTCCCCGCTGTCGCTGGACGACGTGGTGAAGTTCCTGCTGCCGCCGGCCGCGGCGAAGAAGCCCGGCAAGGCTGCCGCAGCGGCCGCCGCGTCGTCCGAGGCCACCCTGGAGCGTCCGGAGATCCTGGTCGACTTCGAGGTCGGCGAGTCCGTCACCGTCATGGACGGTCCGTTCGCGACGCTGCCCGCGTCCATCAGCGAGGTCAACGCCGAGCAGCAGAAGCTCAAGGTGCTGGTGTCGATCTTCGGTCGTGAGACGCCCGTTGAGCTGACGTTCACGCAGGTCGCGAAGATTTAG
- the rplK gene encoding 50S ribosomal protein L11 — translation MAPKKKVAGLIKLQIQAGQANPAPPVGPALGQHGVNIMEFCKAYNAATESQRGNVIPVEITVYEDRTFTFALKTPPAAKLLLKAAGVQKGSGTPHTTKVAKVTWDQVREIAETKKEDLNANDIDAAAKIIAGTARSMGITVE, via the coding sequence ATGGCCCCGAAGAAGAAGGTCGCCGGGCTGATCAAGCTGCAGATCCAGGCCGGGCAGGCCAACCCCGCCCCGCCGGTCGGTCCTGCACTCGGCCAGCACGGCGTCAACATCATGGAATTCTGCAAGGCGTACAACGCCGCGACCGAGTCGCAGCGCGGGAACGTCATCCCCGTAGAGATCACCGTCTACGAGGACCGCACCTTCACGTTCGCGCTGAAGACCCCGCCCGCCGCCAAGCTGCTGCTCAAGGCCGCAGGCGTGCAGAAGGGTTCCGGCACCCCGCACACCACCAAGGTCGCCAAGGTGACCTGGGACCAGGTGCGCGAGATCGCCGAGACCAAGAAGGAAGATCTCAACGCCAACGACATCGACGCTGCCGCGAAGATCATCGCCGGCACCGCTCGGTCCATGGGCATCACGGTCGAGTAG
- the rplA gene encoding 50S ribosomal protein L1 translates to MSKNSKAYREAAAKVDRDNLYTPLQAAKLAKETSSKNQDATVEVAIRLGVDPRKADQMVRGTVNLPHGTGKTARVAVFAVGEKAEQAAAAGADIVGSDDLIEKIQGGFLDFDAAIATPDQMAKVGRIARVLGPRGLMPNPKTGTVTADVTKAVNDIKGGKINFRVDKQANLHFVIGKASFDATKLAENYGAALEEVLRAKPSSSKGRYLKKVVVSTTTGPGIPVDPAVTRNFAVEEQA, encoded by the coding sequence ATGAGCAAGAACAGCAAGGCTTACCGCGAAGCCGCCGCGAAGGTGGATCGCGACAATCTCTACACCCCGCTCCAGGCCGCAAAGCTGGCCAAGGAGACCTCGTCGAAGAACCAGGACGCGACCGTCGAGGTGGCGATCCGTCTGGGTGTCGACCCCCGCAAGGCAGACCAGATGGTGCGCGGCACCGTCAACCTGCCGCACGGCACCGGTAAGACGGCCCGTGTCGCGGTGTTCGCGGTGGGAGAGAAGGCCGAGCAGGCTGCCGCTGCAGGCGCCGATATCGTCGGCAGCGATGACCTGATCGAGAAGATCCAGGGCGGGTTCCTGGACTTCGACGCCGCGATCGCGACCCCCGACCAGATGGCCAAGGTCGGCCGCATTGCGCGCGTGCTGGGCCCGCGCGGTCTGATGCCGAACCCGAAGACCGGCACCGTGACGGCTGACGTCACCAAGGCGGTCAACGACATCAAGGGCGGCAAGATCAACTTCCGCGTCGACAAGCAGGCCAACCTGCACTTCGTGATCGGCAAGGCCTCCTTCGACGCGACCAAGCTCGCCGAGAACTACGGCGCCGCCCTCGAAGAGGTGCTGCGGGCCAAGCCGTCGTCCTCGAAGGGCCGCTACCTGAAGAAGGTCGTCGTCTCCACCACCACCGGCCCGGGCATCCCGGTCGACCCGGCGGTCACCCGCAACTTTGCGGTGGAGGAGCAGGCGTAA
- a CDS encoding endonuclease/exonuclease/phosphatase family protein, translating into MATAALLYGAAALLAQTLSLSNLVALIVAASAPYAPLASFAALVIAVLYRRKVLAAAAAILLTAALAIQIPWLYLGHTSDGGPETTELRVLASNLQKGHADAPFFVDLATRSADVITVSELTAEAVTRLREAGIRKVFPYSILEPRPNAKGMGLWSRYPLTALPRSTHRNNFIAARVRVPGVQNNPLVASVHLTSPLAAGANTFDAWQRRITAAKTEFTEYAETAGPAAVIIAGDFNATADMKQFRDLLTTGYRDAVNQTGAGFMPTYSPHPWIPPVIAIDHVLTRNSAVQSIHSVDVPGSDHRALLATVAIPLDPTEP; encoded by the coding sequence GTGGCGACTGCTGCGCTGCTGTACGGCGCAGCAGCGCTGCTCGCACAGACCCTGTCGCTGTCAAATCTGGTGGCGCTCATCGTCGCAGCCAGCGCGCCCTACGCTCCCCTGGCATCGTTCGCCGCGCTGGTGATCGCGGTTCTCTACCGCAGAAAGGTACTGGCGGCCGCCGCGGCAATCCTGCTCACGGCAGCCCTGGCGATCCAGATCCCGTGGCTCTATCTGGGCCACACGTCTGACGGCGGCCCCGAGACCACCGAACTTCGGGTTCTCGCCTCGAACCTCCAGAAGGGTCACGCGGACGCGCCGTTCTTCGTCGACCTCGCAACCCGCAGCGCGGACGTCATCACCGTCTCCGAGCTGACCGCCGAGGCCGTCACACGCTTGCGCGAGGCAGGAATCCGCAAGGTGTTCCCGTATTCCATCCTGGAACCCCGGCCCAACGCCAAAGGCATGGGCCTGTGGAGCCGGTATCCACTCACCGCGCTCCCCCGGTCAACACACCGGAACAACTTCATCGCCGCACGGGTGCGCGTACCCGGCGTCCAGAACAACCCGCTGGTGGCCAGCGTGCACCTGACGTCTCCGCTTGCGGCCGGTGCCAACACTTTCGACGCCTGGCAACGCCGGATCACCGCTGCAAAGACCGAATTCACCGAATACGCCGAGACCGCCGGCCCGGCCGCGGTGATCATCGCCGGCGACTTCAATGCCACCGCCGACATGAAGCAGTTCCGCGATCTGCTCACCACCGGCTACCGCGACGCCGTCAACCAGACCGGGGCCGGCTTCATGCCCACCTACTCCCCGCACCCGTGGATCCCGCCCGTGATCGCCATCGACCATGTACTGACCCGCAATTCGGCGGTGCAGTCCATCCATTCCGTCGACGTCCCGGGTTCGGATCACCGCGCGCTGCTGGCCACCGTCGCCATACCGCTGGACCCCACGGAACCCTGA
- a CDS encoding low molecular weight phosphatase family protein: protein MDPPTTRERILHVLFVCTGNICRSPTAERLAAAFAAAQGIPEFTTSSAGTRAVTGHPVHPEAEQVLHGLGGDSDGFAARQLTAKIAAGADLILTMTRAHRDAVLELAPQRLHRAFTLTEASRLITDLHAHSVAELANLRPHLAQDQIPDIPDPIGQSREVFATVGEQIAALLPPIVELCRPR from the coding sequence ATGGACCCGCCCACCACGAGGGAGCGCATCCTGCACGTCTTATTCGTCTGCACCGGGAACATCTGCCGGTCACCCACTGCCGAACGCCTGGCCGCGGCCTTTGCAGCGGCCCAGGGCATCCCCGAGTTCACCACCTCGAGCGCCGGCACGCGGGCGGTGACAGGCCACCCGGTCCACCCGGAAGCTGAACAGGTTTTGCACGGTCTGGGCGGTGATTCCGATGGGTTTGCTGCTAGGCAGCTGACGGCGAAAATCGCGGCTGGGGCCGATCTCATCCTGACGATGACTCGTGCGCATCGGGACGCGGTTCTGGAGCTGGCACCGCAGCGGCTCCACCGTGCCTTCACACTGACCGAGGCGTCACGCCTGATCACGGACCTTCACGCACACTCTGTTGCAGAACTCGCTAATCTGCGGCCTCACCTGGCTCAAGATCAGATTCCGGACATTCCGGATCCCATCGGCCAGAGTCGGGAGGTGTTCGCCACCGTCGGCGAACAGATCGCCGCACTACTGCCCCCGATCGTCGAACTTTGCCGTCCTCGCTGA